From the genome of Triticum urartu cultivar G1812 unplaced genomic scaffold, Tu2.1 TuUngrouped_contig_4585, whole genome shotgun sequence:
ACCCAATGAAGCTGGTACGTGACCTTCTAGAAAATTGGAAGCGATTGAAAAAATTTGTAGTTGTGTGCAATTGGCTAAGCTATCCATAAACTCCCAATCTTGATCGCTATGTGTTTCGAGTTTATTTTGCCCCAGATTTAACTTATACAGTTTTGTCAGTTTTCCGATGGAGCTAGGGACCACCCCTGTGAAACTGTTCAATGATATATCAACCAAGGACAGCTGTGAAGCGTTTATCAAGGAAGGGGGCATATGCCCTTGAAACAAGTTATTGGCTAAAGTGATTTCCTGAAGATTAGGTAGATATTTACCGAGATTGGATGGCAGCTCTCCAGTAAGATAATTAAACGAAAGGACAAGACTAGCAAGAGTAGACGTATTCAAGATGGCTTGTGGAAACGTACCCACCAACTTGTTTTTACTAATGCTTAGGAACTGTAGCCTGGGTAGCGTTGCAAAGCCATTGGGGATGTTTCCTTGTATATTATTTGATGAACATTCAAATAAGAATAGTGCTGTCATATTGGCAAGGTAATCCGGAATGGTTCCAGTAAGATTATTACCTCCaaggccgagtacttcaaggttGAGAGGAAAATCCATAGGAATTTGCCCTACTAGATTATTGCCATTTAGACCTAGACCTATGAGATTTGAACAGTTTGCAAAACTAGGTATAATTCCTTGTAGTGTGTTATTA
Proteins encoded in this window:
- the LOC125528034 gene encoding putative receptor-like protein kinase At3g47110: MKFIIVGQFLLVLLVAFANVDTCSSLYGNETDRLSLLEFKKATVDPLRSLMSWNDSTHFCYWEGVTCRAKNPRQVIALQLPDKGLVGKISPSLANLTLLKHLLLQTNKFTGQIPPSLGNLHCLQRLVLSNNTLQGIIPSFANCSNLIGLGLNGNNLVGQIPMDFPLNLEVLGLGGNNLTGTIPDYLANMTALFLFECSSNNIQGNIPNGFATLPRLQFLSISKNKLVGTFPQAILNTSTLASLVLSFNYLTGELPSNLGKYLPNLQEITLANNLFQGHMPPSLINASQLSLVDISLNSFTGVVPSSIGKLTKLYKLNLGQNKLETHSDQDWEFMDSLANCTQLQIFSIASNFLEGHVPASLGNLSSQLDTLYLSENKLSGSFPSGIENLTNLTRLSLYNNRFTGEIPEWLGCLKKLQTIWLYQNNFTGFLPTSLSNLSQLGQLLLRSNKFGGLIPQA